A genomic region of Alnus glutinosa chromosome 11, dhAlnGlut1.1, whole genome shotgun sequence contains the following coding sequences:
- the LOC133881496 gene encoding protein LNK1 isoform X1: MSDIYMCELEDNLWDDFGGSDDHIVPHPSDECGDRFAVQSDGCKNPRREVIGFTSNAPNATKLGIRGKEKKDLPILTKKDAMLDKGPWSQTPNGVFPSSRDSDSLKDMASIESDDTRMPSHCFKNGKIDSAGSEFCADDPILDDKCAAVDNNLYRYTLSNISQTQNDLSFLDNDREEKESNDLLSYWWPNIENFEDVDRMFRSCDSSFGLGSLSNEDELCWFSPSNANEVSEDALKSDKKFSGHEASALKSIQQRHEVSGPNNACLPINDSNKKSVPIGNQMNSQTSDIDDPAALGRLSFVNGSDTKIESRNDLTPKEQINIHRKQSKNQNRMERKRKDRYLENGGSFNYCGKLVDPKHHYGDSSCDVFSSIGIHQHKQNTGPDTLSYMQTQIPCMLLDYSHPSDQISVCPTPSGNKAENNGLISPSPNDSSYTSNRVQSRESSHGPSFEVPAETTNETSKKLCQDLQPPVTRNFKQVNMSTPMAFCRPVSAQKQVQHSEIDFEAHSEVEGVSVGIPTELDSSNVQESTCMSSVPDEISLEATNFCQLQQVMEQLDIRTKMCIRDSLYRLARSAEQRHNCANLISGNGDDRDASRALMVQETNKCTGFVDVETGTNPIDRSIAHLLFHRPSDASVMPANNAFSPKSHALINGSVTSPSAMAETQVFQEDTIASADKKRVMTDNK; this comes from the exons TGACGATCATATAGTGCCTCATCCTAGTGATGAATGCGGAGATCGATTTGCAGTACAGAGTGATGGCTGTAAGAATCCACGACGTGAAGTAATTGGTTTTACAAGTAATGCTCCTAATGCAACTAAACTCGGTATTCGgggaaaggagaaaaaggaTTTACCAATTTTGACCAAGAAAGACGCAATGTTGGATAAGGGTCCATGGTCTCAAACACCTAATGGTGTTTTTCCTTCTTCACGTGATAGTGACTCTCTTAAAGACATGGCAAGTATTGAATCTGATGATACAAGGATGCCCAGCCATTGTTTCAAAAATGGGAAAATAGATTCAGCTGGCAGTGAGTTTTGTGCTGATGATCCTATCTTGGATGACAAGTGTGCTGCAGTTGATAATAACTTGTACCGTTATACACTCAGTAACATATCCCAAACACAAAATGATCTCAGCTTTTTGGACAATGATcgtgaagaaaaagaaagtaatgaTCTCTTATCCTATTGGTGGCCGAATATAGAAAATTTTGAGGATGTTGACAGGATGTTTAG AAGTTGTGATTCAAGTTTTGGACTCGGGTCTCTTAGTAATGAAGACGAGTTGTGCTGGTTCTCACCTTCAAATGCTAATGAAGTATCTGAAGACGCATTGAAGTCCGACAAGAAGTTTTCAGGTCATGAGGCAAGTGCATTGAAAAGTATACAACAACGTCATGAAGTTTCTGGGCCAAACAATGCCTGTCTTCCAATCAATGATTCCAACAAGAAAAGTGTCCCCATCGGCAATCAAATGAATTCTCAGACTTCAGATATTGATGACCCTGCTGCTCTTGGTCGGTTATCATTTGTGAATGGGTCAGATACGAAAATTGAGAGTAGGAATGACCTAACGCCCAAAGAACAG ATCAATATACATAGAAAGCAGTCAAAGAACCAGAATCgaatggaaagaaaaagaaaagaccgATATTTAGAGAATGGTGGTTCTTTTAACTATTGTGGTAAACTTGTAGATCCAAAGCATCACTATGGGGACTCATCATGTGATGTTTTTTCCTCCATAGGAATTCATCAACATAAACAAAACACAGGACCTGATACCTTGAGTTACATGCAGACCCAGATACCCTGCATGCTCCTGGACTATAGTCATCCTTCAGATCAAATTTCAGTTTGTCCTACTCCATCAGGTAACAAAGCTGAGAACAATGGCCTTATATCTCCCTCTCCTAATGACTCTTCCTACACATCAAATCGAGTCCAGTCCAGAGAGAGCTCTCATGGTCCTTCATTTGAGGTTCCGGCAGAAACAACTAATGAAACAAGCAAAAAGCTGTGCCAGGATTTACAACCTCCAGTTACTAGGAACTTTAAACAAGTAAATATGTCTACTCCAATGGCATTTTGTCGTCCAGTTTCAGCTCAGAAGCAAGTGCAGCACTCTGAAATTGACTTTGAAGCTCATAGTGAAGTCGAAGGAGTTAGTGTAGGAATTCCAACAGAATTAGATTCTTCAAACGTACAGGAGAGCACTTGCATGAGCTCTGTGCCGGATGAAATCTCACTAGAAGCAACTAATTTTTGCCAGCTTCAGCAAGTAATGGAACAG TTGGATATCAGGACAAAAATGTGTATAAGGGATAGTCTATACCGCTTGGCTAGGAGTGCTGAACAAAGGCATAATTGTGCAAATCTGATTAGTGGCAATGGAGATGACAGAGATGCAAGTAGAGCACTAATGGTTCAAGAAACAAACAA GTGCACTGGATTTGTGGATGTGGAAACTGGTACAAATCCCATAGATCGCTCTATAGCACACCTACTGTTTCACAGGCCCTCAGATGCATCTGTAATGCCTGCTAACAATGCATTCTCTCCCAAGTCTCATGCCTTG ATTAATGGGTCTGTTACTAGCCCCTCGGCGATGGCTGAGACACAGGTTTTCCAGGAAGATACAATTGCCAGTGCAGATAAAAAGAGGGTGATGACAGACAACAAATAA
- the LOC133882733 gene encoding uncharacterized protein LOC133882733 encodes MSLSLLQGYSSAEEEEEEQVQEPEHAHLQYPNSSDEASAASVRNKSFVDLPPPSSGSGLPSALDVFSEISEPPAFLNNSVEEYGLKRDVDQTQGRHGGRRNKKEKKDLPSGAVVQAKAQLVGIHERVRSDIGGNQPPASSVSSTTQGGKRVATATNPNAEDAAELLRMCLQCGIPKTYSNARGMVCPVCGDRPPADTSNEPKKKGSMVKEKEKNKRMKGQSSHATWKSETEMHLRQQFD; translated from the exons ATGAGTTTGTCACTCCTCCAGGGCTATTCTtcagcagaagaagaagaagaagaacaagtaCAAGAACCCGAACATGCTCATCTCCAATACCCCAACTCTTCCGACGAAGCCTCCGCCGCCTCGGTCCGCAACAAGTCGTTCGTCGACCTCCCACCACCCTCCTCTGGATCCGGTCTTCCTTCGGCCCTCGACGTTTTCTCCGAA ATCTCAGAGCCGCCAGCGTTTCTGAACAATAGTGTGGAAGAGTACGGTTTGAAGAGAGATGTGGATCAGACGCAAGGAAGGCACGGTGGCCGGAggaacaaaaaggaaaagaaagactTACCTTCCg GTGCTGTAGTGCAGGCCAAAGCTCAACTAGTTGGAATCCATGAACGTGTAAGAAGTGATATTGGGGGTAACCAACCTCCTGCATCATCAGTTTCAAGCACAACGCAAGGAGGCAAGCGTGTGGCAACTGCAACCAATCCTAATGCAGAGGATGCTGCAGAGCTACTGAG GATGTGCCTGCAATGTGGGATTCCCAAGACTTACTCCAATGCGCGAGGAATGGTGTGCCCGGTATGTGGCGATCGCCCGCCTGCCGACACTAGCAACGAGCCCAAGAAGAAGGGTTCTATGGtaaaggagaaggagaagaataaGAGGATGAAAGGCCAGTCATCTCATGCCACATGGAAAAGTGAAACGGAGATGCATCTTCGGCAGCAGTTTGATTAG
- the LOC133881496 gene encoding protein LNK1 isoform X2, with product MSDIYMCELEDNLWDDFGGSDDHIVPHPSDECGDRFAVQSDGCKNPRREVIGFTSNAPNATKLGIRGKEKKDLPILTKKDAMLDKGPWSQTPNGVFPSSRDSDSLKDMASIESDDTRMPSHCFKNGKIDSAGSEFCADDPILDDKCAAVDNNLYRYTLSNISQTQNDLSFLDNDREEKESNDLLSYWWPNIENFEDVDRMFRSCDSSFGLGSLSNEDELCWFSPSNANEVSEDALKSDKKFSGHEASALKSIQQRHEVSGPNNACLPINDSNKKSVPIGNQMNSQTSDIDDPAALGRLSFVNGSDTKIESRNDLTPKEQINIHRKQSKNQNRMERKRKDRYLENGIHQHKQNTGPDTLSYMQTQIPCMLLDYSHPSDQISVCPTPSGNKAENNGLISPSPNDSSYTSNRVQSRESSHGPSFEVPAETTNETSKKLCQDLQPPVTRNFKQVNMSTPMAFCRPVSAQKQVQHSEIDFEAHSEVEGVSVGIPTELDSSNVQESTCMSSVPDEISLEATNFCQLQQVMEQLDIRTKMCIRDSLYRLARSAEQRHNCANLISGNGDDRDASRALMVQETNKCTGFVDVETGTNPIDRSIAHLLFHRPSDASVMPANNAFSPKSHALINGSVTSPSAMAETQVFQEDTIASADKKRVMTDNK from the exons TGACGATCATATAGTGCCTCATCCTAGTGATGAATGCGGAGATCGATTTGCAGTACAGAGTGATGGCTGTAAGAATCCACGACGTGAAGTAATTGGTTTTACAAGTAATGCTCCTAATGCAACTAAACTCGGTATTCGgggaaaggagaaaaaggaTTTACCAATTTTGACCAAGAAAGACGCAATGTTGGATAAGGGTCCATGGTCTCAAACACCTAATGGTGTTTTTCCTTCTTCACGTGATAGTGACTCTCTTAAAGACATGGCAAGTATTGAATCTGATGATACAAGGATGCCCAGCCATTGTTTCAAAAATGGGAAAATAGATTCAGCTGGCAGTGAGTTTTGTGCTGATGATCCTATCTTGGATGACAAGTGTGCTGCAGTTGATAATAACTTGTACCGTTATACACTCAGTAACATATCCCAAACACAAAATGATCTCAGCTTTTTGGACAATGATcgtgaagaaaaagaaagtaatgaTCTCTTATCCTATTGGTGGCCGAATATAGAAAATTTTGAGGATGTTGACAGGATGTTTAG AAGTTGTGATTCAAGTTTTGGACTCGGGTCTCTTAGTAATGAAGACGAGTTGTGCTGGTTCTCACCTTCAAATGCTAATGAAGTATCTGAAGACGCATTGAAGTCCGACAAGAAGTTTTCAGGTCATGAGGCAAGTGCATTGAAAAGTATACAACAACGTCATGAAGTTTCTGGGCCAAACAATGCCTGTCTTCCAATCAATGATTCCAACAAGAAAAGTGTCCCCATCGGCAATCAAATGAATTCTCAGACTTCAGATATTGATGACCCTGCTGCTCTTGGTCGGTTATCATTTGTGAATGGGTCAGATACGAAAATTGAGAGTAGGAATGACCTAACGCCCAAAGAACAG ATCAATATACATAGAAAGCAGTCAAAGAACCAGAATCgaatggaaagaaaaagaaaagaccgATATTTAGAGAATG GAATTCATCAACATAAACAAAACACAGGACCTGATACCTTGAGTTACATGCAGACCCAGATACCCTGCATGCTCCTGGACTATAGTCATCCTTCAGATCAAATTTCAGTTTGTCCTACTCCATCAGGTAACAAAGCTGAGAACAATGGCCTTATATCTCCCTCTCCTAATGACTCTTCCTACACATCAAATCGAGTCCAGTCCAGAGAGAGCTCTCATGGTCCTTCATTTGAGGTTCCGGCAGAAACAACTAATGAAACAAGCAAAAAGCTGTGCCAGGATTTACAACCTCCAGTTACTAGGAACTTTAAACAAGTAAATATGTCTACTCCAATGGCATTTTGTCGTCCAGTTTCAGCTCAGAAGCAAGTGCAGCACTCTGAAATTGACTTTGAAGCTCATAGTGAAGTCGAAGGAGTTAGTGTAGGAATTCCAACAGAATTAGATTCTTCAAACGTACAGGAGAGCACTTGCATGAGCTCTGTGCCGGATGAAATCTCACTAGAAGCAACTAATTTTTGCCAGCTTCAGCAAGTAATGGAACAG TTGGATATCAGGACAAAAATGTGTATAAGGGATAGTCTATACCGCTTGGCTAGGAGTGCTGAACAAAGGCATAATTGTGCAAATCTGATTAGTGGCAATGGAGATGACAGAGATGCAAGTAGAGCACTAATGGTTCAAGAAACAAACAA GTGCACTGGATTTGTGGATGTGGAAACTGGTACAAATCCCATAGATCGCTCTATAGCACACCTACTGTTTCACAGGCCCTCAGATGCATCTGTAATGCCTGCTAACAATGCATTCTCTCCCAAGTCTCATGCCTTG ATTAATGGGTCTGTTACTAGCCCCTCGGCGATGGCTGAGACACAGGTTTTCCAGGAAGATACAATTGCCAGTGCAGATAAAAAGAGGGTGATGACAGACAACAAATAA
- the LOC133881496 gene encoding protein LNK1 isoform X4: MSDIYMCELEDNLWDDFGGSDDHIVPHPSDECGDRFAVQSDGCKNPRREVIGFTSNAPNATKLGIRGKEKKDLPILTKKDAMLDKGPWSQTPNGVFPSSRDSDSLKDMASIESDDTRMPSHCFKNGKIDSAGSEFCADDPILDDKCAAVDNNLYRYTLSNISQTQNDLSFLDNDREEKESNDLLSYWWPNIENFEDVDRMFRSCDSSFGLGSLSNEDELCWFSPSNANEVSEDALKSDKKFSGHEASALKSIQQRHEVSGPNNACLPINDSNKKSVPIGNQMNSQTSDIDDPAALGRLSFVNGSDTKIESRNDLTPKEQTQIPCMLLDYSHPSDQISVCPTPSGNKAENNGLISPSPNDSSYTSNRVQSRESSHGPSFEVPAETTNETSKKLCQDLQPPVTRNFKQVNMSTPMAFCRPVSAQKQVQHSEIDFEAHSEVEGVSVGIPTELDSSNVQESTCMSSVPDEISLEATNFCQLQQVMEQLDIRTKMCIRDSLYRLARSAEQRHNCANLISGNGDDRDASRALMVQETNKCTGFVDVETGTNPIDRSIAHLLFHRPSDASVMPANNAFSPKSHALINGSVTSPSAMAETQVFQEDTIASADKKRVMTDNK, from the exons TGACGATCATATAGTGCCTCATCCTAGTGATGAATGCGGAGATCGATTTGCAGTACAGAGTGATGGCTGTAAGAATCCACGACGTGAAGTAATTGGTTTTACAAGTAATGCTCCTAATGCAACTAAACTCGGTATTCGgggaaaggagaaaaaggaTTTACCAATTTTGACCAAGAAAGACGCAATGTTGGATAAGGGTCCATGGTCTCAAACACCTAATGGTGTTTTTCCTTCTTCACGTGATAGTGACTCTCTTAAAGACATGGCAAGTATTGAATCTGATGATACAAGGATGCCCAGCCATTGTTTCAAAAATGGGAAAATAGATTCAGCTGGCAGTGAGTTTTGTGCTGATGATCCTATCTTGGATGACAAGTGTGCTGCAGTTGATAATAACTTGTACCGTTATACACTCAGTAACATATCCCAAACACAAAATGATCTCAGCTTTTTGGACAATGATcgtgaagaaaaagaaagtaatgaTCTCTTATCCTATTGGTGGCCGAATATAGAAAATTTTGAGGATGTTGACAGGATGTTTAG AAGTTGTGATTCAAGTTTTGGACTCGGGTCTCTTAGTAATGAAGACGAGTTGTGCTGGTTCTCACCTTCAAATGCTAATGAAGTATCTGAAGACGCATTGAAGTCCGACAAGAAGTTTTCAGGTCATGAGGCAAGTGCATTGAAAAGTATACAACAACGTCATGAAGTTTCTGGGCCAAACAATGCCTGTCTTCCAATCAATGATTCCAACAAGAAAAGTGTCCCCATCGGCAATCAAATGAATTCTCAGACTTCAGATATTGATGACCCTGCTGCTCTTGGTCGGTTATCATTTGTGAATGGGTCAGATACGAAAATTGAGAGTAGGAATGACCTAACGCCCAAAGAACAG ACCCAGATACCCTGCATGCTCCTGGACTATAGTCATCCTTCAGATCAAATTTCAGTTTGTCCTACTCCATCAGGTAACAAAGCTGAGAACAATGGCCTTATATCTCCCTCTCCTAATGACTCTTCCTACACATCAAATCGAGTCCAGTCCAGAGAGAGCTCTCATGGTCCTTCATTTGAGGTTCCGGCAGAAACAACTAATGAAACAAGCAAAAAGCTGTGCCAGGATTTACAACCTCCAGTTACTAGGAACTTTAAACAAGTAAATATGTCTACTCCAATGGCATTTTGTCGTCCAGTTTCAGCTCAGAAGCAAGTGCAGCACTCTGAAATTGACTTTGAAGCTCATAGTGAAGTCGAAGGAGTTAGTGTAGGAATTCCAACAGAATTAGATTCTTCAAACGTACAGGAGAGCACTTGCATGAGCTCTGTGCCGGATGAAATCTCACTAGAAGCAACTAATTTTTGCCAGCTTCAGCAAGTAATGGAACAG TTGGATATCAGGACAAAAATGTGTATAAGGGATAGTCTATACCGCTTGGCTAGGAGTGCTGAACAAAGGCATAATTGTGCAAATCTGATTAGTGGCAATGGAGATGACAGAGATGCAAGTAGAGCACTAATGGTTCAAGAAACAAACAA GTGCACTGGATTTGTGGATGTGGAAACTGGTACAAATCCCATAGATCGCTCTATAGCACACCTACTGTTTCACAGGCCCTCAGATGCATCTGTAATGCCTGCTAACAATGCATTCTCTCCCAAGTCTCATGCCTTG ATTAATGGGTCTGTTACTAGCCCCTCGGCGATGGCTGAGACACAGGTTTTCCAGGAAGATACAATTGCCAGTGCAGATAAAAAGAGGGTGATGACAGACAACAAATAA
- the LOC133881496 gene encoding protein LNK1 isoform X3, with amino-acid sequence MSDIYMCELEDNLWDDFGGSDDHIVPHPSDECGDRFAVQSDGCKNPRREVIGFTSNAPNATKLGIRGKEKKDLPILTKKDAMLDKGPWSQTPNGVFPSSRDSDSLKDMASIESDDTRMPSHCFKNGKIDSAGSEFCADDPILDDKCAAVDNNLYRYTLSNISQTQNDLSFLDNDREEKESNDLLSYWWPNIENFEDVDRMFRSCDSSFGLGSLSNEDELCWFSPSNANEVSEDALKSDKKFSGHEASALKSIQQRHEVSGPNNACLPINDSNKKSVPIGNQMNSQTSDIDDPAALGRLSFVNGSDTKIESRNDLTPKEQINIHRKQSKNQNRMERKRKDRYLENGGSFNYCGKLVDPKHHYGDSSCDVFSSIGIHQHKQNTGPDTLSYMQTQIPCMLLDYSHPSDQISVCPTPSGNKAENNGLISPSPNDSSYTSNRVQSRESSHGPSFEVPAETTNETSKKLCQDLQPPVTRNFKQVNMSTPMAFCRPVSAQKQVQHSEIDFEAHSEVEGVSVGIPTELDSSNVQESTCMSSVPDEISLEATNFCQLQQVMEQLDIRTKMCIRDSLYRLARSAEQRHNCANLISGNGDDRDASRALMVQETNKCTGFVDVETGTNPIDRSIAHLLFHRPSDASVMPANNAFSPKSHALPLGDG; translated from the exons TGACGATCATATAGTGCCTCATCCTAGTGATGAATGCGGAGATCGATTTGCAGTACAGAGTGATGGCTGTAAGAATCCACGACGTGAAGTAATTGGTTTTACAAGTAATGCTCCTAATGCAACTAAACTCGGTATTCGgggaaaggagaaaaaggaTTTACCAATTTTGACCAAGAAAGACGCAATGTTGGATAAGGGTCCATGGTCTCAAACACCTAATGGTGTTTTTCCTTCTTCACGTGATAGTGACTCTCTTAAAGACATGGCAAGTATTGAATCTGATGATACAAGGATGCCCAGCCATTGTTTCAAAAATGGGAAAATAGATTCAGCTGGCAGTGAGTTTTGTGCTGATGATCCTATCTTGGATGACAAGTGTGCTGCAGTTGATAATAACTTGTACCGTTATACACTCAGTAACATATCCCAAACACAAAATGATCTCAGCTTTTTGGACAATGATcgtgaagaaaaagaaagtaatgaTCTCTTATCCTATTGGTGGCCGAATATAGAAAATTTTGAGGATGTTGACAGGATGTTTAG AAGTTGTGATTCAAGTTTTGGACTCGGGTCTCTTAGTAATGAAGACGAGTTGTGCTGGTTCTCACCTTCAAATGCTAATGAAGTATCTGAAGACGCATTGAAGTCCGACAAGAAGTTTTCAGGTCATGAGGCAAGTGCATTGAAAAGTATACAACAACGTCATGAAGTTTCTGGGCCAAACAATGCCTGTCTTCCAATCAATGATTCCAACAAGAAAAGTGTCCCCATCGGCAATCAAATGAATTCTCAGACTTCAGATATTGATGACCCTGCTGCTCTTGGTCGGTTATCATTTGTGAATGGGTCAGATACGAAAATTGAGAGTAGGAATGACCTAACGCCCAAAGAACAG ATCAATATACATAGAAAGCAGTCAAAGAACCAGAATCgaatggaaagaaaaagaaaagaccgATATTTAGAGAATGGTGGTTCTTTTAACTATTGTGGTAAACTTGTAGATCCAAAGCATCACTATGGGGACTCATCATGTGATGTTTTTTCCTCCATAGGAATTCATCAACATAAACAAAACACAGGACCTGATACCTTGAGTTACATGCAGACCCAGATACCCTGCATGCTCCTGGACTATAGTCATCCTTCAGATCAAATTTCAGTTTGTCCTACTCCATCAGGTAACAAAGCTGAGAACAATGGCCTTATATCTCCCTCTCCTAATGACTCTTCCTACACATCAAATCGAGTCCAGTCCAGAGAGAGCTCTCATGGTCCTTCATTTGAGGTTCCGGCAGAAACAACTAATGAAACAAGCAAAAAGCTGTGCCAGGATTTACAACCTCCAGTTACTAGGAACTTTAAACAAGTAAATATGTCTACTCCAATGGCATTTTGTCGTCCAGTTTCAGCTCAGAAGCAAGTGCAGCACTCTGAAATTGACTTTGAAGCTCATAGTGAAGTCGAAGGAGTTAGTGTAGGAATTCCAACAGAATTAGATTCTTCAAACGTACAGGAGAGCACTTGCATGAGCTCTGTGCCGGATGAAATCTCACTAGAAGCAACTAATTTTTGCCAGCTTCAGCAAGTAATGGAACAG TTGGATATCAGGACAAAAATGTGTATAAGGGATAGTCTATACCGCTTGGCTAGGAGTGCTGAACAAAGGCATAATTGTGCAAATCTGATTAGTGGCAATGGAGATGACAGAGATGCAAGTAGAGCACTAATGGTTCAAGAAACAAACAA GTGCACTGGATTTGTGGATGTGGAAACTGGTACAAATCCCATAGATCGCTCTATAGCACACCTACTGTTTCACAGGCCCTCAGATGCATCTGTAATGCCTGCTAACAATGCATTCTCTCCCAAGTCTCATGCCTTG CCCCTCGGCGATGGCTGA